The Hydrogenobacter thermophilus TK-6 genome window below encodes:
- a CDS encoding riboflavin synthase yields the protein MFTGLVEDVGKVKNIKISSKGGTLEVITSLKEIKVGDSIAVNGVCLTVTKVEDSIISFDLSPETLRRSNLSKAFVGDLVNLERAIKVGDRLGGHILLGHVDFTSRIESFRSVGDHYELKIYIPDEWILYFVEKGSVGIDGISLTVNTVEGNLISLNIIPHTYQNTNLKGRKEGDHVNIEVDILGKYVINYLSKRRERRLDQLLERLF from the coding sequence ATGTTTACCGGACTTGTTGAAGATGTGGGAAAAGTAAAGAATATAAAAATCTCCTCAAAAGGTGGAACTTTGGAAGTGATAACATCTCTTAAAGAGATAAAAGTAGGAGACAGTATAGCGGTAAACGGCGTATGTCTTACTGTAACAAAGGTAGAAGACAGTATCATCTCCTTTGACCTATCGCCAGAAACTTTAAGGAGAAGCAATCTGAGCAAAGCCTTTGTAGGTGATCTTGTAAACTTAGAAAGAGCCATTAAGGTAGGTGATAGGCTGGGTGGACACATCCTCCTGGGGCATGTGGACTTTACTTCAAGAATAGAATCTTTCAGAAGCGTTGGAGATCATTATGAACTGAAAATTTACATACCAGATGAATGGATTTTATACTTTGTTGAAAAAGGTTCCGTAGGGATAGATGGTATAAGCCTGACCGTAAATACCGTAGAAGGAAATCTTATAAGCCTCAACATCATACCCCATACTTACCAAAATACCAACTTAAAGGGCAGAAAGGAAGGGGATCATGTTAATATAGAAGTGGATATATTGGGTAAGTATGTTATAAATTACTTGAGCAAGAGGAGAGAAAGAAGGCTGGACCAACTTCTTGAAAGGCTCTTTTGA
- a CDS encoding EAL and HDOD domain-containing protein gives MNVLCKQAIYDRSGRVAFYEVFIQDSITGEYPEGLDPLKATTLAIDTITELNPIRVGNGKIVFVNVPAIFLEASMFDLLSPDYVGIELVENRRLSKELFEAINALLKKGFKFCIDDFGFEKIDYLPLLSKCHYVKINLKKNPYDKEELKEVIGILKSLKKGIIAKHIETKEDYELAYQLGFNFFQGFYLSKPVRFRDTRTISYLKATILRLYRAIKDKDMKGIVDILEKDIGATYKFLKFLNSAYSTRTKDISRIDEAVAHLGLENIAKFTIVLALSEMFVEEHEMDLWKRSLFRASLAERLAQMYAPHVREKAYIAGLFSLAGEALGQKPEDVVRDLMLDKEIVEAFERRLNEIGFILSLVELLEDNKSERIISRVSRIMNVDPEAVKNSIKEAEKESSELLSSIT, from the coding sequence ATGAATGTGCTTTGTAAACAGGCAATATACGACAGGAGTGGGAGAGTGGCCTTTTACGAAGTCTTCATACAAGATTCTATAACAGGTGAATATCCAGAGGGGCTTGACCCTCTTAAGGCGACAACCTTAGCTATAGATACTATAACAGAACTTAATCCCATAAGGGTAGGCAATGGAAAGATCGTATTTGTCAATGTACCTGCCATATTTCTTGAGGCGTCCATGTTTGACCTTCTCTCACCCGATTATGTGGGGATAGAACTTGTAGAAAATAGAAGGTTATCCAAAGAGCTTTTTGAAGCTATAAATGCATTATTAAAAAAAGGTTTTAAGTTCTGTATAGATGATTTTGGGTTTGAGAAGATAGATTACCTGCCACTTCTCAGCAAGTGCCATTATGTGAAGATAAATCTTAAAAAAAATCCTTACGATAAAGAGGAGTTAAAGGAAGTTATAGGTATACTAAAGAGCTTGAAAAAAGGGATAATAGCCAAACATATAGAAACAAAAGAGGATTATGAGCTAGCTTATCAGCTGGGCTTTAACTTCTTTCAAGGTTTTTACCTCTCAAAACCTGTCAGATTTAGAGATACAAGGACCATATCCTACCTTAAAGCAACCATATTAAGGCTTTACAGAGCTATCAAAGATAAAGATATGAAGGGTATAGTTGATATATTGGAGAAGGACATAGGAGCAACTTATAAGTTTTTGAAGTTTTTGAATTCTGCTTACTCTACAAGAACTAAGGACATAAGCAGGATAGATGAAGCGGTAGCACATTTGGGGCTTGAAAACATAGCTAAGTTTACCATAGTACTTGCCCTTTCCGAGATGTTTGTAGAAGAGCATGAGATGGATCTTTGGAAAAGGTCTCTTTTCAGGGCAAGCTTAGCTGAAAGGTTGGCGCAAATGTATGCACCACATGTGAGGGAAAAAGCCTATATTGCTGGTCTTTTCTCCTTGGCAGGGGAAGCTTTAGGACAAAAACCCGAGGATGTGGTAAGGGATCTTATGTTAGACAAGGAGATAGTTGAAGCTTTTGAGAGAAGGCTCAACGAGATAGGTTTTATACTATCTCTTGTGGAGCTACTTGAAGATAACAAAAGCGAAAGGATCATAAGTAGGGTATCCAGAATAATGAATGTGGACCCAGAAGCTGTTAAAAATAGCATAAAGGAGGCGGAAAAAGAATCCTCAGAACTGCTCAGCAGTATAACTTAA
- the ccsB gene encoding c-type cytochrome biogenesis protein CcsB: MRHVIHQRNVWMLSDYLIAFIGIFIAMLLSLLQVDNVFWYKSATLLYALSSVMYLSYPLFRNSLFGKVSTLTLFLGLLLNLAGMIRRGVQSYQLGVFHPPWSNLFEALTFWSFIAGSIYLLIERKYALRILGTFVVPLIFGLSAFAMLKASKDITPLMPALRSYWLYLHVVTAFVGYAGFTVAFAGAVLYLVKGRFPQTKLLPSQDTLEEITYKAIIVVFPVWTASIILGSAWANEAWGGYWSWDPKEVWSLIVWLFFGAYLHARQMLGWRGRRVAWMVVLGFITVLICFFAINLYFPGLHSYATD; this comes from the coding sequence ATGAGACATGTAATACATCAAAGAAATGTATGGATGCTCAGCGATTACCTTATTGCTTTCATAGGGATTTTTATAGCCATGCTCCTTTCCCTTTTGCAGGTGGATAATGTCTTCTGGTACAAATCCGCTACCTTGCTGTATGCTTTATCTTCCGTCATGTACCTCTCTTATCCTCTCTTTAGAAACTCCCTTTTCGGTAAAGTGTCAACCCTTACCCTCTTTTTGGGATTGCTTCTCAACCTGGCGGGTATGATAAGAAGGGGTGTGCAGAGCTACCAGCTTGGTGTCTTTCATCCACCGTGGAGCAATCTTTTTGAAGCCCTCACCTTCTGGAGCTTTATAGCTGGCAGCATATACCTGCTTATAGAAAGAAAGTACGCTCTTAGAATACTTGGCACTTTTGTCGTGCCTCTTATCTTTGGTCTGAGCGCTTTTGCAATGCTTAAGGCATCAAAGGATATAACTCCCCTTATGCCTGCATTGAGAAGTTATTGGCTTTATCTTCATGTGGTAACAGCCTTCGTAGGATATGCTGGTTTTACCGTTGCTTTTGCTGGAGCAGTTCTTTACTTGGTTAAAGGGAGGTTTCCTCAAACCAAATTGCTCCCATCCCAAGATACTCTGGAAGAAATAACTTACAAAGCTATCATAGTTGTCTTTCCAGTATGGACGGCTTCCATAATATTGGGGTCTGCATGGGCAAACGAAGCTTGGGGTGGATACTGGAGCTGGGATCCAAAAGAGGTATGGTCCTTGATAGTCTGGCTCTTCTTTGGAGCGTACCTGCATGCAAGACAGATGCTGGGATGGAGAGGAAGGCGCGTTGCCTGGATGGTGGTCTTAGGCTTTATTACCGTGCTTATTTGCTTTTTTGCTATAAATCTATACTTCCCAGGGCTTCACAGCTACGCAACGGATTAA
- the rplI gene encoding 50S ribosomal protein L9 encodes MKVVLLQDLEGYGVFGDVINVKDGFANNYLIPRGIALPATEGNLRHVKSIIQQRMRKLQREKEKAISLAKALEGLMLEIPRPVGEKGKLFGSVTAADISNALKEKGFDVDRKRILLKTLIKDVGIHTVQIRLHPQVNVEIKVEVKPA; translated from the coding sequence ATGAAGGTGGTGCTTCTTCAGGATCTTGAGGGTTATGGCGTATTTGGGGATGTTATAAATGTAAAGGATGGCTTTGCTAACAATTACCTGATACCAAGAGGTATAGCCCTGCCCGCAACCGAGGGAAATCTCAGACATGTAAAGAGCATAATACAACAGAGAATGAGGAAACTTCAGCGGGAGAAGGAAAAAGCCATCTCTCTTGCTAAAGCCCTTGAGGGACTGATGTTGGAGATTCCAAGACCTGTTGGCGAAAAGGGTAAACTCTTTGGGTCCGTCACAGCTGCTGACATATCCAATGCCTTGAAAGAAAAAGGTTTTGATGTAGACAGAAAGCGCATCCTTCTCAAGACGCTCATAAAGGATGTGGGTATACACACGGTGCAGATAAGGCTTCATCCTCAGGTGAATGTGGAGATCAAAGTGGAAGTAAAACCGGCCTGA
- the rpsR gene encoding 30S ribosomal protein S18, protein MEIKKTAKKACRFCEEKKDPSYKNYEELRQFMTERGKIIGRRQTGVCAKHQRMLSREIKRARQLALLPYLVA, encoded by the coding sequence ATGGAGATAAAAAAGACTGCAAAAAAGGCATGCAGATTTTGTGAGGAAAAGAAAGACCCAAGCTACAAAAATTACGAGGAACTCAGGCAGTTCATGACGGAAAGAGGTAAGATTATTGGGCGAAGGCAAACAGGCGTATGTGCAAAACATCAGAGGATGCTCTCAAGGGAGATAAAAAGAGCAAGGCAGCTTGCCCTTCTACCTTATCTTGTTGCTTAA
- the ssb gene encoding single-stranded DNA-binding protein — MLNKVLIIGRLTKDPSVRYLPSGNQITEFSIAYNRRYKVGDDWKEESHFFDVKAYGKLAESLSTRISKGYTVVVEGRLTQDRWTDKEGKAQSKVRIVADAVRIINKPKLDEAPEEEVIPDTYEQEAEEKLWNSQDDEIPF, encoded by the coding sequence ATGCTTAATAAGGTTCTTATCATAGGAAGGCTCACCAAGGACCCTTCAGTAAGATATCTACCTTCGGGCAACCAGATAACGGAATTTTCTATAGCTTACAACAGAAGGTACAAAGTGGGAGATGATTGGAAAGAGGAGAGTCATTTTTTTGACGTCAAAGCGTATGGAAAGTTGGCAGAAAGTCTTAGCACAAGGATATCCAAAGGATACACGGTAGTAGTAGAAGGAAGACTCACCCAAGATAGGTGGACGGATAAGGAAGGCAAAGCGCAAAGCAAGGTGAGAATAGTAGCGGATGCGGTGAGGATAATTAACAAGCCTAAGCTGGATGAGGCTCCAGAAGAAGAGGTTATACCCGACACTTACGAGCAAGAAGCTGAAGAAAAGCTCTGGAACTCCCAAGATGACGAAATACCCTTTTGA
- the rpsF gene encoding 30S ribosomal protein S6 codes for MAKRYYETTRHYESVFVLKPTLTEEEVQRRLQEIRETIQKKGGQILQEEDWGIKKLAYPIKNFQHGRYFIFRITSSNPELPNHLDFYYKISDDIIRWLNFQVKVKEGKNA; via the coding sequence ATGGCTAAAAGGTATTACGAGACCACAAGACACTACGAGAGCGTATTTGTCCTAAAGCCTACTCTTACGGAAGAAGAGGTACAGAGAAGACTTCAGGAAATAAGAGAAACTATTCAGAAAAAAGGTGGGCAGATACTCCAAGAGGAAGATTGGGGCATAAAAAAACTCGCTTACCCCATAAAAAACTTTCAGCATGGCAGGTACTTTATCTTCCGCATTACCTCCTCAAATCCAGAGCTACCCAACCATCTTGACTTTTATTACAAAATAAGCGACGATATTATAAGATGGCTTAACTTTCAGGTCAAAGTAAAGGAGGGAAAAAATGCTTAA
- a CDS encoding N-acetyltransferase yields the protein MEVRKAVLKDVQDIYTLINEYAKEGILLPRSLNSIYENIRDFWVCEREGEILGCCALHVVWEDLAEIKSLAVKKDARNSGVGSMLIERCLQEAKELGIKKVFVLTYATDFFGKFNFREIKKEALPHKVWGECINCVKFPHCDEVAMILEVKA from the coding sequence ATGGAGGTCAGAAAGGCGGTTTTGAAAGATGTTCAGGATATTTACACTCTCATAAACGAGTACGCAAAGGAAGGTATCCTATTGCCTAGGAGTTTAAATTCCATATACGAAAACATAAGAGACTTTTGGGTGTGTGAGCGTGAGGGTGAGATTTTGGGATGCTGTGCCCTTCATGTGGTCTGGGAAGACCTGGCAGAGATAAAGAGCCTTGCTGTAAAGAAAGATGCCAGGAATAGCGGTGTGGGTTCTATGCTGATAGAAAGGTGCCTGCAGGAAGCAAAGGAGCTTGGCATAAAAAAAGTTTTTGTCCTAACTTATGCAACGGACTTTTTCGGTAAGTTTAACTTTCGGGAGATTAAAAAGGAGGCTTTACCTCACAAGGTTTGGGGTGAGTGTATAAACTGCGTGAAGTTCCCCCATTGTGATGAGGTAGCTATGATATTAGAAGTTAAGGCATGA
- a CDS encoding bifunctional 3'-5' exonuclease/DNA polymerase, which produces MRYSYITSRDGLRSLKERLKDESYLFLDTETVSEKIRLVQLGNNEDVFIVDLFETGSYGVDFLKDLLVDKGIVGHNLKYDLKFLYRYGIEPYAVFDTMIASQLLGELDRHSLQKVAMHYLGEVLDKSLQMSNWGRAVLSKEQLEYAALDVKMVRDLYSILLDKLNSTAHQEETLLKTRTSRVFGLKNPVAIIEMAFVQEVAKLELNGIGVDIKELEDLIREYKKNLNKKVMEFMMHYRIDPLSPKQLGELLSKRLGLDLPKTEKGNISTDDKILSQFIHHKPVQMILEIRMTKKLLDKLDEIRSFVKDGSVYPEFKQIGAITGRMSSLNPNVQNIPRDLRGVFKAREGKVLVISDFSQIELRIASEYVGDERMIKAFREGKDLHRYTASVLLGKKEEDISKEERQLAKAVNFGLIYGISARGLSDYAKSYGIDLSVDDAQKIRDRFFEYFRSFKEWHERVKRELKQLGGSRGYTLLGRSYVAHTFPDAVNYPIQGTGADLLKLSVLMFDAEIKREKIEAHVVNLVHDEIVVECQMEKAQLVRDLLERAMKHAGRVVLKQVPVEVESTINERWLKEG; this is translated from the coding sequence ATGAGGTATAGTTATATAACTTCAAGAGATGGTCTGCGTAGCTTAAAAGAAAGGCTGAAAGATGAAAGCTACTTATTTCTTGATACTGAGACAGTAAGTGAAAAGATAAGATTAGTCCAGCTGGGTAATAATGAGGATGTGTTTATCGTTGATCTTTTTGAAACGGGGAGCTATGGAGTGGACTTTTTGAAGGACTTACTTGTAGACAAGGGTATAGTGGGACACAATCTCAAGTACGACCTTAAATTCCTTTACAGATACGGTATTGAACCTTACGCAGTTTTTGATACTATGATAGCCAGTCAGCTTTTGGGTGAGCTTGACAGACACTCACTTCAGAAAGTGGCCATGCACTATTTGGGAGAGGTGCTTGACAAAAGTTTGCAAATGTCCAACTGGGGCAGGGCTGTGCTTTCAAAAGAGCAGTTAGAGTATGCAGCGCTTGATGTTAAAATGGTGAGGGATCTCTACTCTATACTCCTTGATAAACTCAACTCAACAGCGCATCAAGAAGAAACGCTTCTAAAAACCAGAACATCAAGAGTTTTTGGACTAAAGAATCCCGTTGCCATAATAGAGATGGCTTTTGTGCAAGAGGTTGCAAAGCTGGAGCTCAATGGAATTGGTGTAGATATAAAAGAGCTGGAGGACCTTATAAGAGAGTATAAGAAAAATCTCAATAAGAAGGTGATGGAGTTTATGATGCATTATCGGATAGACCCGTTATCTCCCAAGCAATTGGGTGAGCTTCTCTCCAAAAGGCTGGGGCTTGACCTTCCTAAAACTGAAAAGGGCAACATATCTACGGATGACAAGATACTATCCCAGTTTATACATCATAAGCCAGTGCAGATGATCCTTGAGATAAGGATGACAAAGAAGCTTTTGGACAAGCTTGATGAAATAAGGAGTTTTGTAAAAGATGGTAGTGTATATCCAGAGTTTAAACAAATTGGAGCGATAACTGGTAGGATGTCAAGCTTAAATCCCAATGTTCAAAACATACCGAGGGATCTAAGGGGAGTATTCAAAGCGAGGGAGGGGAAAGTTTTAGTTATCTCTGACTTTTCGCAGATAGAGCTGAGAATAGCCAGCGAGTATGTAGGTGACGAGAGGATGATAAAAGCTTTCAGAGAAGGGAAAGACCTTCACCGATACACTGCGAGCGTCCTTTTGGGGAAAAAGGAAGAAGATATCAGCAAAGAAGAGAGACAGCTTGCCAAAGCGGTTAACTTTGGTCTCATATACGGTATATCCGCAAGAGGTCTTTCCGATTATGCCAAGAGTTATGGTATAGACTTATCGGTAGATGATGCACAAAAGATAAGGGATAGGTTTTTTGAGTACTTTAGGAGTTTTAAAGAATGGCACGAGAGGGTAAAGAGGGAGCTTAAACAGCTGGGAGGGTCAAGGGGTTATACGCTGTTGGGAAGAAGTTATGTGGCTCACACCTTTCCGGATGCTGTAAACTATCCTATACAGGGAACTGGAGCGGATCTTTTGAAACTCTCTGTGCTTATGTTTGATGCGGAGATAAAAAGGGAGAAGATAGAAGCGCATGTAGTGAACCTTGTGCATGATGAGATAGTTGTAGAGTGCCAGATGGAAAAAGCTCAGTTGGTTAGGGACCTTCTGGAAAGGGCTATGAAACACGCAGGCAGGGTAGTGCTAAAGCAGGTACCAGTAGAGGTAGAAAGCACCATAAACGAAAGGTGGCTCAAAGAGGGCTAA
- the pgl gene encoding 6-phosphogluconolactonase, producing the protein MARRGSYKLFSSKDIDVKVALFIKRVAHLFIKKKGRFNCALAGGETPLKAYSILANLPLDWTKTSFFLTDERFVPPEDERSNCKKIRQILSDRVKCFDLSLDIYESAKLYSENFKEIKCLDLVLLGIGEDGHTASLFPNTACQKVTPYVCISRSPDGIKRISLTEEFINLSEKIAFFAKGDRKREVIKRLLRGEDMPATRIKNCRSIIIFTD; encoded by the coding sequence ATGGCAAGGCGTGGATCATATAAGCTCTTTTCCAGCAAAGACATAGATGTTAAGGTGGCTCTCTTTATAAAGAGGGTCGCACATCTGTTTATAAAGAAAAAGGGACGCTTCAACTGTGCTCTGGCTGGGGGTGAGACACCTCTGAAAGCCTACAGCATACTTGCAAACCTCCCCTTAGACTGGACAAAGACCAGCTTCTTTCTGACGGACGAGAGGTTTGTCCCTCCCGAAGATGAAAGGAGCAATTGCAAGAAGATAAGGCAAATACTCTCAGACAGGGTAAAGTGCTTTGACCTCTCCTTAGATATCTATGAGAGTGCCAAGCTATACTCAGAAAACTTCAAGGAGATTAAATGTCTTGATCTGGTGCTTCTGGGTATAGGTGAAGATGGTCACACAGCCTCCTTGTTTCCCAATACAGCATGCCAAAAGGTTACGCCTTATGTGTGCATCAGCAGATCGCCTGATGGCATCAAGAGGATAAGCCTTACAGAGGAGTTTATAAATCTTTCGGAGAAGATAGCCTTCTTTGCAAAAGGCGATAGAAAAAGAGAAGTGATAAAGAGACTTCTCAGAGGAGAAGATATGCCGGCCACCAGAATAAAGAATTGCAGAAGTATAATCATATTTACGGATTAG
- the zwf gene encoding glucose-6-phosphate dehydrogenase yields the protein MNRKFSIFILGGTGDLAKRKLLPALERLYKEGHLKNLHKVYSLARKEDPSWKVLVSSLEPSEKFDNFLQFDVNLDSSYHHLGRILRELKGQELIFYLALSPFLFETALRKLGRLLRDFTNPRKIVIEKPFGFDTASARKLNQLLYTYFLEEEIYRIDHFLGKETIQNIFSVRFSNTIFESLWHRNFVDHVQIVAIEDIGIEGRGEYYDKAGAIRDMLQNHMLQMLSFLAMEPPCCMYPEFIRDEKVKLLRSVRKISPEETVKGQYEGYLLEKAVREGSKTETFVAVKLHIDNPRWQDVPFYLMTGKRLSKKLSQMAVVFKEVPRSFANLFDCMPNQNKIIFQTSPKNKIAIHFELRPPAGKFIACPVETVMEYDMESYVGKKLPEAYETLILDIIEGDRSLFIRGDEVELMWEIVQPILESDAPLHIYKPGTLGPEQAHLLLQKDGKAWII from the coding sequence ATGAATAGGAAGTTTTCCATCTTTATATTAGGGGGGACAGGAGACTTAGCAAAGAGAAAGCTTCTCCCAGCTCTTGAGCGCCTTTACAAAGAGGGTCATCTTAAAAATCTGCACAAAGTCTACTCCCTTGCAAGGAAAGAAGATCCCAGTTGGAAGGTATTGGTAAGTAGCCTTGAGCCTTCGGAAAAGTTTGATAACTTTTTACAGTTTGACGTAAACTTAGACAGCTCATATCACCATCTTGGTAGGATCCTTCGGGAGCTTAAGGGACAGGAGCTTATATTCTACCTTGCCCTTTCACCTTTCCTTTTTGAGACAGCGCTAAGGAAGCTTGGAAGACTTTTAAGGGACTTTACCAACCCCAGAAAGATAGTCATAGAAAAGCCTTTTGGATTTGATACAGCTTCTGCAAGAAAGCTCAACCAGCTTCTTTATACCTACTTTTTGGAGGAGGAGATATACCGCATAGACCACTTTCTTGGAAAGGAAACTATCCAGAACATATTTTCCGTGAGATTTTCTAACACCATATTTGAGAGCCTATGGCACAGGAATTTTGTGGATCATGTCCAGATAGTTGCCATAGAAGATATAGGGATAGAGGGAAGGGGAGAGTACTACGATAAGGCAGGTGCCATCAGGGATATGCTGCAAAACCACATGCTTCAGATGCTCTCCTTTTTAGCTATGGAACCTCCCTGTTGTATGTACCCAGAGTTTATAAGGGATGAAAAGGTAAAGCTTCTCAGGTCTGTAAGAAAGATAAGTCCTGAAGAGACGGTAAAGGGGCAGTATGAGGGATACCTGCTTGAAAAAGCGGTAAGAGAAGGCTCAAAAACGGAAACCTTTGTGGCGGTTAAACTCCATATAGACAACCCCCGATGGCAGGATGTGCCTTTTTACTTGATGACAGGCAAAAGGTTGTCCAAAAAGCTCAGCCAGATGGCAGTGGTGTTTAAGGAAGTGCCAAGAAGCTTTGCCAACCTCTTTGATTGCATGCCAAATCAGAACAAGATCATCTTTCAGACATCTCCAAAAAATAAAATAGCCATACACTTTGAACTAAGACCTCCAGCCGGAAAGTTTATTGCCTGCCCTGTGGAGACAGTTATGGAGTATGACATGGAAAGCTATGTAGGCAAGAAGCTACCAGAAGCTTATGAGACTCTTATCCTTGACATAATAGAAGGTGACAGGTCCCTCTTTATAAGAGGTGATGAGGTAGAGCTCATGTGGGAGATAGTTCAGCCCATCCTGGAAAGTGATGCCCCTTTGCACATATACAAACCGGGCACCCTGGGTCCCGAGCAAGCTCACCTGCTTCTTCAAAAAGATGGCAAGGCGTGGATCATATAA
- the gnd gene encoding phosphogluconate dehydrogenase (NAD(+)-dependent, decarboxylating), producing MKVLVVGLGRMGGGIVRRLKSKGYQVAGYDSHPDVRNAFKDTAFVMDSLSQMTEFFGDQRKIIWLMVPHHAVDDVIESFVPFLSGGDIVIDGGNSYYKDSQRRYQKLAKIGVSFLDVGVSGGVYGEQMGYCLMIGGDEKTYDLIKDLFKDLSYREEGYAYLGGPGAGHFAKMVHNGIEYAFMQAIGEGFELLKESGFNYHLGEVARIYNAGSVIRSWLMELTQKVFEEFKDLETLEAYVEDTGEGRWTLIEAIERAVPVPTIADALFMRFRSRQENSFRDRLLAGLRYQFGRHSLKRKDE from the coding sequence ATGAAGGTGCTTGTAGTGGGGCTTGGAAGGATGGGAGGAGGTATAGTAAGGAGATTAAAATCAAAAGGCTACCAGGTTGCCGGATACGATAGCCATCCAGATGTCAGGAATGCTTTCAAGGATACCGCTTTCGTGATGGACAGCTTGTCCCAGATGACTGAGTTTTTTGGAGACCAAAGAAAGATCATCTGGCTTATGGTTCCACACCATGCGGTGGATGATGTTATTGAAAGTTTTGTCCCTTTTCTCTCGGGGGGTGATATTGTCATTGATGGGGGAAACTCTTATTACAAGGACTCACAGAGAAGATACCAAAAGCTTGCAAAAATAGGTGTGAGCTTTCTTGATGTAGGGGTTAGCGGTGGTGTATATGGTGAGCAGATGGGATACTGCTTGATGATAGGCGGAGACGAGAAGACTTATGATCTGATCAAAGACCTTTTTAAAGACCTATCTTACAGAGAGGAAGGATACGCTTACTTGGGAGGTCCGGGTGCGGGACACTTTGCTAAAATGGTACACAACGGCATAGAGTATGCCTTTATGCAGGCTATAGGTGAGGGTTTTGAGCTTTTAAAAGAGAGCGGATTTAATTACCACCTTGGTGAGGTTGCCAGAATATACAACGCAGGAAGCGTCATAAGAAGCTGGCTTATGGAGCTAACGCAAAAAGTTTTTGAGGAGTTTAAAGACCTTGAGACTCTTGAAGCTTATGTAGAGGATACTGGGGAAGGTAGATGGACGCTCATAGAAGCTATAGAAAGAGCGGTGCCTGTGCCTACCATAGCGGACGCCCTCTTTATGAGGTTCAGGTCAAGACAGGAAAACTCCTTCAGAGACAGACTCTTAGCTGGACTGAGATACCAGTTTGGAAGGCATAGCCTGAAAAGAAAGGATGAATAG
- a CDS encoding c-type cytochrome: MAKRGLKALLLSSCLFLTYLVSLPVSSAEGENPYKANESKLPPMKNPYEGDQKAAQDGRKLWFANGCNGCHGGTGGGGMCPPVINKVWVYGKSDAILFNLIKLGSVGLREKYGLVRIGRENVVGDMPPFSSLSDEEIWKLITYMRSIYKGD; the protein is encoded by the coding sequence ATGGCAAAAAGGGGTCTAAAGGCTCTGCTTTTATCATCCTGCCTTTTCCTTACATATTTGGTATCCCTACCAGTATCATCAGCTGAGGGTGAAAACCCCTATAAGGCTAATGAATCTAAACTGCCACCTATGAAGAATCCTTACGAAGGTGATCAGAAAGCTGCACAGGATGGAAGAAAGCTCTGGTTTGCTAATGGTTGTAACGGCTGTCACGGAGGAACTGGCGGTGGTGGTATGTGTCCCCCAGTGATAAACAAAGTTTGGGTTTACGGGAAGTCTGACGCTATACTCTTCAATCTAATTAAGCTTGGTAGTGTAGGACTTAGAGAGAAGTATGGTCTTGTACGTATAGGAAGAGAAAATGTTGTAGGTGATATGCCTCCCTTCTCCAGTCTATCCGACGAGGAGATATGGAAGTTAATAACCTACATGAGATCCATATATAAGGGGGATTGA
- a CDS encoding nucleotidyltransferase family protein: MLAAGKCERFGAPKFLFPYGGIPLLKKLFQECLLVNPEYTYIITGTYHRAVASKIDEERLIYNPDHAEGMASSLRLVSKISAQLGLDAVVIILSDQPFVNHHMFEELIRCHIEGYEVISFEKAGEPCPPSLFGKSYYKKLISLKGDIGAKKIIKEAVRKKIIKGYDHLLEDFDNIWEYLRLASKDPPEGG; the protein is encoded by the coding sequence ATACTTGCCGCAGGAAAGTGTGAAAGGTTTGGTGCCCCAAAATTTCTCTTTCCTTACGGAGGTATACCACTACTCAAGAAGCTTTTTCAGGAATGTTTACTTGTAAATCCAGAATACACATACATAATAACAGGGACTTATCACAGAGCTGTTGCTTCAAAAATAGATGAAGAAAGACTCATATACAATCCGGACCATGCCGAAGGTATGGCTTCTTCTCTGAGATTGGTATCAAAGATATCTGCGCAGCTTGGACTTGACGCTGTGGTGATAATTCTCTCTGACCAGCCCTTTGTAAATCATCACATGTTTGAAGAACTCATTAGATGCCACATTGAAGGCTATGAGGTAATCTCTTTTGAGAAAGCGGGAGAACCATGCCCACCTTCCCTCTTTGGGAAGAGTTACTACAAAAAACTTATAAGTCTAAAGGGAGACATAGGAGCGAAAAAGATAATAAAGGAGGCGGTGAGGAAGAAGATCATAAAGGGTTATGACCACCTCCTTGAAGACTTTGATAACATCTGGGAATATCTACGCCTTGCCTCCAAAGATCCTCCTGAAGGGGGATAG